In a single window of the Elaeis guineensis isolate ETL-2024a chromosome 6, EG11, whole genome shotgun sequence genome:
- the LOC105046725 gene encoding uncharacterized protein isoform X2, with product MVVEGRKGGAIQPEHPLPSMMTWSMQRIAYWLENLMRKVSDVNSKDSKDASSLTVIANSEGNLSQPCPKGNADMGRSRIQNIPKGGFCQHQPSSNLSTVHPVRPLEEDGNGYDSGHDNGSTSSFEFHRGERALQHPAVGPFFRHIPSKWNDAEKWILNRQMMPSPNLLKRSVMQNQGSRQVISGSVRVAPESIAAEHKHSIIQAVDAQRISCINPATQNVVEKFSFAPNCLQSSLDTANSGDYGLKKELDHKKLSVPESSVTSTSVIPAVQSVSMRDVGTEMTPIPSQEPSRTGTPIGATTPTCSPLSSIPSTPKRAAPTSSETTVDEHNQKKVGKKELSERELKLKTRREIAALGIQLGKMNIASWASKDDAKQGSPSLKTLDVDQLVKTEYETRAAAWEESQKSKHMARYRRKEVKIQEWESYQKAKFEAKMRKVEAQVERMKARAQERMQEKLAETRRLVEEKQATAEARRNREAARTARQVEQIRQTGHMPSRFRCCSWLL from the exons ATGGTGGTAGAAGGAAGGAAGGGGGGAGCAATTCAGCCAGAGCATCCCCTTCCAAGCATGATGACATGGAGCATGCAAAGAATAGCTTACTGGCTGGAGAATTTGATGAGGAAGGTCAGTGATG TAAACTCCAAAGACTCCAAAGATGCTTCTTCCCTTACTGTGATTGCAAATTCAGAAGGCAACCTATCTCAACCCTGCCCGAAAGGGAATGCTGATATGGGTCGTAGTAGAATTCAGAATATTCCCAAGGGTGGATTTTGCCAACATCAACCCAGCAGCAACCTAAGCACTGTGCACCCTGTGAGACCTCTAGAAGAAGATGGTAATGGCTATGACAGTGGACATGACAATGGCAGCACCTCTAGCTTCGAGTTTCATCGAGGAGAAAGAGCACTACAACATCCAGCAGTTGGTCCCTTTTTCAGGCATATCCCATCGAAATGGAATGATGCAGAGAAATGGATACTGAATCGACAGATGATGCCAAGTCCAAATTTGCTAAAGAGGTCGGTCATGCAGAATCAGGGAAGTCGTCAAGTGATCTCCGGTTCGGTGAGGGTTGCTCCGGAATCAATAGCAGCTGAACACAAGCATTCCATTATCCAGGCAGTGGATGCCCAAAGGATTAGTTGCATCAATCCTGCTACACAAAATGTGGTGGAGAAGTTCTCTTTTGCTCCTAATTGCCTGCAATCCAGTTTGGACACTGCAAATAGTGGTGATTATGGACTCAAGAAGGAACTTGATCACAAGAAATTATCTGTCCCAGAAAGTTCTGTCACCAGCACATCAG TTATTCCAGCTGTACAATCGGTTTCTATGAGAGATGTGGGAACAGAAATGACTCCCATTCCGAGTCAGGAGCCATCGAGGACAGGAACTCCTATTGGAGCCACAACACCCACTTGCAGCCCCCTATCTTCGATTCCATCGACTCCTAAAAGAGCAGCACCAACATCTTCAGAGACCACTGTGGATGAACACAACCAAAAGAAAGTTGGCAAAAAAGAATTATCTGAGAGAGAATTGAAATTGAAAACAAGAAGAGAAATTGCTGCCCTAGGCATACAACTAGGTAAGATGAACATTGCTTCCTGGGCCAGTAAAGACGATGCGAAACAAggctctccctctctcaagacccttGATGTAGACCAGCTTGTGAAGACGGAGTATGAAACCCGTGCAGCAGCATGGGAGGAATCTCAAAAATCTAAACATATGGCAAG ATATAGGCGTAAAGAGGTCAAGATACAAGAATGGGAGAGTTATCAGAAAGCAAAATTTGAAGCTAAAATGAGGAAAGTTGAG GCCCAAGTTGAACGAATGAAAGCCCGAGCACAAGAGAGGATGCAGGAAAAGCTGGCAGAAACACGCCGACTGGTGGAAGAGAAACAAGCCACTGCTGAGGCCAGAAGAAACCGAGAGGCAGCTCGAACAGCGCGACAAGTGGAGCAGATTCGCCAAACTGGTCACATGCCTTCCCGTTTCCGGTGCTGTAGTTGGCTTCTGTAG
- the LOC105046725 gene encoding uncharacterized protein isoform X1, giving the protein MEYERIHKVQMGVISPSKLRMKLLGSHGGRRKEGGSNSARASPSKHDDMEHAKNSLLAGEFDEEVNSKDSKDASSLTVIANSEGNLSQPCPKGNADMGRSRIQNIPKGGFCQHQPSSNLSTVHPVRPLEEDGNGYDSGHDNGSTSSFEFHRGERALQHPAVGPFFRHIPSKWNDAEKWILNRQMMPSPNLLKRSVMQNQGSRQVISGSVRVAPESIAAEHKHSIIQAVDAQRISCINPATQNVVEKFSFAPNCLQSSLDTANSGDYGLKKELDHKKLSVPESSVTSTSVIPAVQSVSMRDVGTEMTPIPSQEPSRTGTPIGATTPTCSPLSSIPSTPKRAAPTSSETTVDEHNQKKVGKKELSERELKLKTRREIAALGIQLGKMNIASWASKDDAKQGSPSLKTLDVDQLVKTEYETRAAAWEESQKSKHMARYRRKEVKIQEWESYQKAKFEAKMRKVEAQVERMKARAQERMQEKLAETRRLVEEKQATAEARRNREAARTARQVEQIRQTGHMPSRFRCCSWLL; this is encoded by the exons aTGGAGTATGAGAGGATCCATAAAGTTCAG ATGGGTGTGATTTCTCCTAGTAAACTGAGGATGAAGCTGTTAGGATCTCATGGTGGTAGAAGGAAGGAAGGGGGGAGCAATTCAGCCAGAGCATCCCCTTCCAAGCATGATGACATGGAGCATGCAAAGAATAGCTTACTGGCTGGAGAATTTGATGAGGAAG TAAACTCCAAAGACTCCAAAGATGCTTCTTCCCTTACTGTGATTGCAAATTCAGAAGGCAACCTATCTCAACCCTGCCCGAAAGGGAATGCTGATATGGGTCGTAGTAGAATTCAGAATATTCCCAAGGGTGGATTTTGCCAACATCAACCCAGCAGCAACCTAAGCACTGTGCACCCTGTGAGACCTCTAGAAGAAGATGGTAATGGCTATGACAGTGGACATGACAATGGCAGCACCTCTAGCTTCGAGTTTCATCGAGGAGAAAGAGCACTACAACATCCAGCAGTTGGTCCCTTTTTCAGGCATATCCCATCGAAATGGAATGATGCAGAGAAATGGATACTGAATCGACAGATGATGCCAAGTCCAAATTTGCTAAAGAGGTCGGTCATGCAGAATCAGGGAAGTCGTCAAGTGATCTCCGGTTCGGTGAGGGTTGCTCCGGAATCAATAGCAGCTGAACACAAGCATTCCATTATCCAGGCAGTGGATGCCCAAAGGATTAGTTGCATCAATCCTGCTACACAAAATGTGGTGGAGAAGTTCTCTTTTGCTCCTAATTGCCTGCAATCCAGTTTGGACACTGCAAATAGTGGTGATTATGGACTCAAGAAGGAACTTGATCACAAGAAATTATCTGTCCCAGAAAGTTCTGTCACCAGCACATCAG TTATTCCAGCTGTACAATCGGTTTCTATGAGAGATGTGGGAACAGAAATGACTCCCATTCCGAGTCAGGAGCCATCGAGGACAGGAACTCCTATTGGAGCCACAACACCCACTTGCAGCCCCCTATCTTCGATTCCATCGACTCCTAAAAGAGCAGCACCAACATCTTCAGAGACCACTGTGGATGAACACAACCAAAAGAAAGTTGGCAAAAAAGAATTATCTGAGAGAGAATTGAAATTGAAAACAAGAAGAGAAATTGCTGCCCTAGGCATACAACTAGGTAAGATGAACATTGCTTCCTGGGCCAGTAAAGACGATGCGAAACAAggctctccctctctcaagacccttGATGTAGACCAGCTTGTGAAGACGGAGTATGAAACCCGTGCAGCAGCATGGGAGGAATCTCAAAAATCTAAACATATGGCAAG ATATAGGCGTAAAGAGGTCAAGATACAAGAATGGGAGAGTTATCAGAAAGCAAAATTTGAAGCTAAAATGAGGAAAGTTGAG GCCCAAGTTGAACGAATGAAAGCCCGAGCACAAGAGAGGATGCAGGAAAAGCTGGCAGAAACACGCCGACTGGTGGAAGAGAAACAAGCCACTGCTGAGGCCAGAAGAAACCGAGAGGCAGCTCGAACAGCGCGACAAGTGGAGCAGATTCGCCAAACTGGTCACATGCCTTCCCGTTTCCGGTGCTGTAGTTGGCTTCTGTAG